A part of Biomphalaria glabrata chromosome 3, xgBioGlab47.1, whole genome shotgun sequence genomic DNA contains:
- the LOC129924899 gene encoding uncharacterized protein LOC129924899: MKTIVTESKSITWIQYFCVQIEDLEKSVAKCEERLDVIERLQRLTMMTHEERSELKQEKKLLEQTLVDNRKQLKSLRWENGKSMIISVMILGVLYAGWMMYS, from the exons atgaaaacaattgtTACAGAG TCTAAGTCTATTACTTGGATACAATATTTCTGTGTTCAGATTGAAGATCTTGAGAAGAGTGTAGCAAAATGTGAAGAACGTTTGGATGTCATTGAGAGATTACAAAGGTTGACTATGATGACACATGAGGAAAG ATCTGAGTTGAAACAAGAAAAGAAGTTATTGGAGCAAACATTAGTTGACAATA gaaaacaattaaaaagtttacgctgggaaaatggtaaaagTATGATCATATCAGTTATGATACTTGGAGTATTGTATGCAGGTTGGATGATGTACAGTTGA